Proteins encoded within one genomic window of Brenneria nigrifluens DSM 30175 = ATCC 13028:
- a CDS encoding 3-phosphoshikimate 1-carboxyvinyltransferase, with protein MLIYPDRNISPAMLPEHPDWSAAARYVPSDKSISHRALLFAALSEHPVTIVGINQGAAVTLLIDALQHLGLKIDFDRRSGAVAFQTSLRTADCHGMLNKKERRVYLGPSSAAARLLLGVLCGLGVGCVVDGDQTLRNRPFDWIVEPLTTLGGQFEYLGRAGCLPLRLLPSQITSGRVSISIGSAQSISAVLFAAIAARVPVEIAYSVEARDHTQLMAQGFGDEVEDIEHVLTYRPRQFRPPGAITIPLDPSALAYPAALFWLLNRDRPEASVWFEGVCINPTRIGFFYWMQRCGFGLEISPDGRPHGEKTGTIALRGGGAFKAQGMQGKESLHSMIDEIPLMVAIAALLPGEAAFDDLYELTFKESDRITATCRMLRTLGIDAVIDGYSIHTEGGQRPSVQSDVTVFNDHRLSMTAHVLMLAHGLAGRILGGECYKTSFPDFDQCLRAIFRG; from the coding sequence ATGCTGATCTATCCTGACCGCAACATTTCCCCCGCCATGCTGCCGGAACATCCTGATTGGTCTGCCGCTGCTCGCTATGTTCCCTCCGACAAATCCATATCGCACAGGGCATTGTTGTTCGCCGCCTTGTCCGAACATCCGGTGACCATCGTCGGTATCAATCAGGGAGCCGCCGTCACTCTATTGATCGACGCCCTGCAACATCTGGGGCTGAAGATCGATTTTGACCGCCGGTCAGGCGCAGTGGCATTTCAGACCTCCTTACGAACGGCCGATTGCCATGGGATGCTGAATAAAAAAGAGCGGAGAGTTTATCTTGGGCCTTCCAGCGCGGCGGCCAGGCTGCTGCTCGGGGTGTTGTGCGGGCTTGGCGTCGGCTGCGTCGTTGATGGCGATCAGACGCTGCGCAATCGTCCCTTCGACTGGATCGTGGAGCCGCTGACGACATTGGGGGGACAATTTGAATATCTGGGGCGGGCGGGATGTTTGCCGCTCAGGCTGCTGCCGTCACAGATCACATCGGGCCGGGTTTCGATCTCCATCGGCAGCGCGCAATCGATCTCGGCCGTCCTGTTTGCCGCCATTGCCGCCCGGGTGCCGGTCGAAATCGCGTATTCGGTCGAGGCCAGGGATCACACCCAGTTGATGGCTCAAGGGTTTGGTGACGAGGTGGAGGACATAGAACATGTTTTGACCTACCGGCCGCGGCAGTTTCGGCCGCCGGGCGCCATCACCATTCCCTTGGATCCGTCCGCGCTTGCCTATCCGGCAGCGCTCTTCTGGTTGTTGAACAGGGACCGGCCGGAGGCGAGCGTGTGGTTCGAGGGGGTGTGCATCAACCCGACGCGAATCGGTTTTTTTTATTGGATGCAGCGTTGCGGATTCGGACTGGAAATTTCGCCCGATGGGCGTCCCCATGGGGAAAAAACCGGCACGATTGCCTTGCGGGGGGGCGGGGCGTTTAAGGCGCAGGGCATGCAAGGCAAGGAAAGCCTGCACTCGATGATCGACGAAATCCCGCTGATGGTCGCCATCGCCGCTCTTTTGCCGGGCGAGGCGGCGTTCGACGATCTCTACGAGTTGACATTCAAAGAATCCGACAGGATTACGGCTACCTGCCGGATGTTGCGGACGCTCGGTATCGACGCCGTCATTGATGGCTATTCCATCCATACCGAGGGGGGACAACGGCCGAGCGTGCAGAGCGATGTCACCGTGTTTAACGATCACCGGCTGTCGATGACGGCGCATGTTCTGATGCTCGCCCACGGTCTCGCGGGTCGCATTCTCGGCGGCGAATGCTATAAAACCTCCTTTCCGGATTTCGATCAATGCCTTCGGGCCATATTCAGGGGTTGA
- a CDS encoding non-ribosomal peptide synthetase, which yields MATKERILVSTVIEAFEKAVAANPQGCAVRLQDAKLTYAELDALSNFAAARLLQAGACPGDRIGIQMRREINLIVMLLAILKAGCGFCFISPRNPESWNNSVIEKAEVRLFIANGPLCNVTFAEPLQSADLMVPVAVGCSRKPAASDIVYVNFSSGTTGAPKIIPCTHLGVVGFCYQPPHFPAGPQTVMIHHSALTFDASQFEIWTALCNGGCLVLTPEDHLTGDTLRRMIAESGANTLWLTTSLLNMLMDADPECLAGISYIMVGGEALSPGHIDRLYRHNARITVYNGYGPTENTMGTCVYRIPRDHDFSRAIPIGYPVHDSRLYILNEEGEPCETGEVGELAIAGDGLSPGYVGDACLTESIFRAFPQLGEERAYASGDLVFRDSCGLFHYAGRKDDQVKIRGNRTSLSDIALAYGRHPGVANCVGGLQSTPTGKRVLLYYVAQSASRPPEDAELKDFGMASLPDFMVPDRFVQVAFLPVTPHGKIDMAALAKMAAEQDQPAGSRHWLLEACGLVDWRPDQDFFQAGGHSILAVKLVTLLNRHRREPLGLTEFYRDCTWPRMARLLAEIGDEPKCDLEWDAFDYHIIRLKDERAVPPWSEIATLSLPTGLFAFVYARGAQDAARLLADRRASPTSDRYPELTDIPLTPMQASMVYPELFHGHLTANNVAYLVKPGSEGKTVRELEEIAQSMGMAFPLLSAVVVDGEHGLAFRLPATGISGERLVFSVAQDFTDERDCVSFLLNSPISLFEGPLLRLGDVHISGQRHIAVLFHHILADHLGQVQLLRALTASLAAGHTDDETTLPDLAFVAENLKLEKRYTDVVEQGIDFWAHYGERAVVSGPRQEEGGPTWRQAEIVLPETQYTHLQWAAMRAYRHAITKMSGTTDPLALCLFSHRSKTQGLGFYTVAAPILFEDDLLGVRDMPDDFHDRMEAFRSHSLIGSEEIQTATGWDAERIPYLFNFVAMPEEDLLWLRDSVLDVPSENPRTNIDMTFIAAGTQRHLHIASRLDDETLTPFLACFLETLKESL from the coding sequence ATGGCGACAAAGGAGAGAATTTTGGTCTCGACAGTGATTGAAGCATTTGAAAAGGCGGTGGCGGCCAATCCGCAAGGCTGTGCGGTGCGTCTTCAGGACGCAAAGCTAACCTATGCCGAGCTTGACGCGCTCTCCAACTTTGCCGCCGCGCGACTGTTGCAGGCGGGCGCCTGTCCGGGGGATAGGATCGGCATCCAGATGCGGCGCGAGATTAATCTGATCGTTATGCTGCTGGCGATCTTGAAGGCCGGATGTGGGTTCTGCTTCATCAGTCCCAGGAATCCGGAGAGCTGGAATAATTCAGTCATCGAAAAGGCGGAGGTCCGGCTGTTCATCGCTAATGGCCCGCTTTGCAATGTGACCTTCGCCGAACCTCTCCAGTCCGCGGACCTGATGGTTCCCGTTGCGGTGGGTTGTTCTCGTAAACCGGCCGCGAGCGATATCGTTTATGTTAATTTTTCAAGCGGCACGACGGGGGCGCCGAAAATTATTCCGTGCACCCATCTGGGCGTGGTGGGCTTCTGTTATCAGCCGCCGCATTTTCCGGCTGGCCCGCAGACCGTGATGATCCATCATTCTGCCCTTACTTTCGATGCATCGCAGTTCGAGATATGGACCGCGCTGTGCAACGGCGGCTGCCTGGTCCTGACGCCGGAGGACCATCTAACCGGTGACACGCTGCGCCGGATGATCGCTGAAAGCGGCGCCAATACCCTGTGGCTGACCACTTCATTGCTGAATATGCTGATGGATGCGGACCCCGAGTGTCTGGCGGGTATTTCGTACATCATGGTGGGGGGCGAAGCGCTTTCTCCCGGACATATCGACCGGCTTTACCGTCACAACGCGCGCATCACGGTCTACAACGGCTATGGCCCGACGGAAAATACTATGGGCACCTGCGTTTACCGCATCCCGCGTGACCACGATTTTTCCCGTGCGATCCCTATCGGATATCCGGTTCATGACAGCCGTCTCTACATTCTCAATGAGGAGGGCGAGCCTTGCGAAACCGGCGAGGTGGGTGAACTGGCGATCGCCGGAGACGGGCTTTCACCCGGCTATGTCGGTGATGCTTGCCTTACCGAGAGTATATTCCGGGCATTCCCGCAACTGGGCGAAGAAAGAGCTTACGCCAGCGGCGATCTGGTTTTCCGCGATAGTTGCGGTCTCTTTCACTATGCCGGGCGCAAGGATGATCAGGTCAAGATCCGGGGTAATAGAACCTCGTTGAGCGATATTGCCCTTGCCTATGGGAGACATCCTGGCGTGGCGAACTGTGTCGGGGGCCTGCAGTCCACGCCCACCGGTAAGCGGGTGCTGCTCTATTATGTGGCGCAAAGCGCTTCGCGGCCACCGGAGGATGCGGAGCTAAAAGACTTCGGCATGGCCTCCCTACCCGATTTCATGGTTCCCGACAGGTTTGTGCAGGTGGCGTTTTTGCCCGTAACGCCCCATGGCAAGATCGACATGGCCGCCCTGGCGAAGATGGCGGCTGAGCAGGACCAACCTGCCGGTTCTCGCCACTGGCTGCTGGAAGCCTGTGGACTGGTGGATTGGCGACCGGATCAAGACTTCTTTCAGGCTGGGGGGCACTCGATACTGGCGGTGAAGCTGGTGACTTTGCTCAACCGGCATCGAAGAGAGCCTCTCGGCTTGACGGAGTTTTATCGGGATTGTACCTGGCCGCGTATGGCGCGCCTGCTGGCTGAGATTGGCGATGAGCCGAAATGTGACCTTGAGTGGGATGCATTTGACTATCATATCATCCGGCTGAAGGATGAGCGCGCCGTACCGCCATGGTCGGAAATTGCAACGCTCAGCCTTCCGACCGGGCTCTTTGCGTTTGTCTATGCGCGCGGAGCGCAGGATGCGGCACGGCTTTTGGCAGATCGGCGAGCATCGCCGACATCCGATCGCTACCCTGAATTGACGGACATTCCCTTGACCCCGATGCAGGCCTCGATGGTCTATCCTGAATTGTTTCACGGTCATCTGACGGCGAACAACGTCGCCTATCTCGTCAAGCCCGGCTCGGAAGGTAAAACCGTTCGGGAACTTGAGGAGATCGCGCAAAGCATGGGCATGGCTTTTCCTCTACTCTCGGCCGTGGTCGTGGATGGCGAGCATGGCTTGGCATTTCGTCTGCCCGCAACAGGGATTTCGGGAGAACGCCTTGTTTTTAGCGTCGCCCAGGACTTTACCGATGAACGGGACTGCGTCTCTTTTCTCTTAAACAGCCCCATAAGTCTCTTTGAAGGGCCACTGCTACGGTTGGGCGACGTCCATATCAGTGGACAGCGCCATATCGCCGTGCTGTTTCACCATATTCTTGCGGACCACTTGGGGCAGGTGCAGCTATTGCGGGCGCTAACTGCCTCTCTCGCGGCAGGTCATACCGATGATGAGACGACTCTCCCCGATCTCGCCTTTGTGGCGGAGAACTTGAAGCTTGAAAAACGCTATACTGATGTCGTAGAGCAGGGCATAGATTTCTGGGCCCACTATGGCGAAAGGGCCGTCGTTTCCGGCCCGCGCCAAGAAGAGGGCGGCCCGACCTGGCGTCAGGCGGAAATCGTTCTGCCCGAGACCCAATATACACATCTGCAATGGGCCGCCATGCGCGCTTATCGCCATGCCATTACAAAAATGAGCGGGACGACCGACCCTTTGGCGCTGTGCCTGTTTTCTCATCGCAGCAAGACGCAGGGCCTGGGCTTTTACACCGTCGCGGCGCCAATTTTATTCGAGGACGACCTTCTCGGTGTGCGGGATATGCCGGATGATTTTCACGACCGCATGGAGGCGTTTCGCAGCCACAGCCTTATCGGTTCGGAAGAGATCCAAACGGCTACGGGATGGGACGCGGAACGGATTCCCTATCTATTCAATTTTGTCGCGATGCCGGAAGAAGACCTGCTCTGGCTGAGAGACAGCGTGCTGGACGTGCCTTCCGAAAATCCCCGGACGAATATTGATATGACCTTTATCGCGGCCGGCACACAACGTCATCTGCATATCGCCTCAAGGCTTGACGATGAGACGCTGACGCCGTTTCTGGCGTGTTTCCTTGAAACGTTGAAGGAGAGCCTATGA
- a CDS encoding AMP-binding protein, protein MSEPLNDEDVEMVDHCLLHRNPDDLAAVDLAGEWRWRELDRRVYALTRDLAAAGMEGKTVALRASHGADAYAALIAVMGIARRVVFVDPEMQMDPLQSVMTALKIDCMVNLGDDAPIKHLRDWLPRACVITASPWANNPDTPRISEQGKTIFFPIRCADYVILTSGTTGAPKAILQTMPALRQHIANYAAYVQLKPGEKLLQLASAAWDAGLMDVFSALFHDGVLCTVNPRFSTMETVADFIALHNIDVLHMTVPYFRQFHRAGLGAYQKSKRIVIGGEKIYAGDLDLFNSVFPQGSRLFNAYGPTECTTAMYAVYDQGAERDAGLWPLSHPVSGVVTELRDAAGNRISVSGVAGEVTLISDLVASMLVPSSGSFTALGEGAPGTARAYATGDLARYDDQMRLVIIGRKDSVIKVNGLKVSLAEVEASFLGLDSVADCCVFTLVGEDGDEVVAAVVPISGDVSEAGIRKALVERIDSHKRPRLIMLMDELPLTRNNKFDRETLARMARDKLQASEIGNPEHAPILAAIGKVLKGASIDINHSFFENGGNSLQALSLVAALKRQGIKLALEEVISEKPIASLIITSGQRPAQVAPAASSTATGAYAALPNRYFLESRAIPDLDGWCQTCVIDYSGPVTDADRLGSVLKALLERHLHDSAPVDIAVHTAGMTPQQAVTDCESRISLQNRRIVAATLLVENDRLSMIVSCHQFRVDRVSWILLLADLSEADSAQDVHDWPGLESDYPRWVGAYGQFLAQERASDVWDRLPWAECPQPIGDDVAFPTKDAFSVMHIEIGAPSATIVRDPSMDISDWLLAAVLLSFDRVFPASCQKIDVLGHGRGLAPGGLSTDGIFGWFTVICPFVVDVRGLDVAAGAKAVRDYRRKVEKIAHTFGNEHYHSDGRRQTLGARQCFASFNYLGDIAIASTDRFSINPLSLDTLHGRPSHHLEFTAYQHAGSLLLKVDYNVMAMSDARVANIGRHIVTGLETCGAIAAAGAAE, encoded by the coding sequence ATGTCCGAGCCGCTAAATGACGAGGATGTCGAGATGGTTGATCATTGCCTACTGCACCGTAATCCGGATGATCTTGCCGCTGTCGATCTAGCGGGAGAGTGGCGTTGGCGTGAACTGGATCGCCGGGTTTACGCACTGACGCGCGACTTGGCTGCGGCGGGTATGGAAGGGAAGACTGTCGCTCTGCGCGCATCTCATGGCGCCGATGCCTACGCCGCCTTGATTGCCGTGATGGGGATCGCGCGGCGTGTGGTCTTCGTCGATCCCGAGATGCAGATGGACCCGTTGCAGTCGGTGATGACGGCGCTGAAAATTGACTGCATGGTCAACCTTGGCGATGATGCGCCCATCAAGCACCTCCGCGACTGGCTGCCTAGGGCTTGCGTTATTACTGCTTCCCCATGGGCGAATAATCCGGATACTCCTCGAATCTCCGAACAAGGGAAAACGATCTTTTTTCCGATCCGTTGCGCTGATTATGTCATCCTGACCAGCGGCACGACGGGGGCGCCGAAGGCCATTTTGCAGACGATGCCGGCCTTGCGTCAGCATATCGCCAACTATGCGGCCTATGTGCAACTTAAGCCCGGGGAAAAACTACTGCAACTTGCCTCGGCGGCCTGGGATGCAGGGCTTATGGATGTCTTCTCCGCCCTGTTTCATGATGGGGTGCTGTGCACGGTCAATCCCAGGTTTTCCACCATGGAGACAGTGGCGGACTTCATTGCCTTGCACAATATCGATGTCCTGCACATGACGGTGCCTTATTTCCGCCAGTTCCATCGCGCCGGGCTCGGCGCTTATCAGAAATCGAAACGGATCGTCATCGGCGGGGAAAAAATCTACGCAGGCGACCTCGATCTGTTCAACAGCGTTTTTCCGCAAGGCTCCCGATTATTCAACGCCTATGGGCCGACCGAATGCACCACGGCGATGTACGCCGTTTATGACCAGGGCGCAGAGCGGGATGCAGGCCTCTGGCCCTTGTCGCATCCGGTATCCGGCGTGGTTACCGAGTTGCGGGATGCCGCTGGCAATCGGATATCCGTCAGCGGCGTCGCGGGAGAGGTGACATTGATCTCCGACCTCGTTGCGTCCATGCTCGTTCCGTCGTCCGGCAGCTTCACTGCCTTGGGTGAGGGCGCGCCGGGCACCGCGCGCGCCTATGCAACCGGCGATCTTGCCCGCTACGACGATCAAATGCGGTTGGTCATCATTGGCCGCAAGGATTCCGTTATTAAGGTCAACGGGTTGAAAGTGTCGCTGGCTGAGGTCGAAGCCTCGTTTCTCGGGCTTGATTCCGTGGCGGATTGCTGCGTCTTCACCCTTGTCGGCGAGGATGGGGATGAGGTTGTCGCTGCGGTCGTCCCCATTAGCGGAGATGTTTCGGAGGCCGGGATCCGCAAGGCGTTGGTGGAGCGTATAGACAGTCACAAGCGCCCGCGTTTGATTATGCTCATGGATGAGCTGCCGCTGACGCGGAACAACAAGTTCGACCGGGAGACGCTGGCGCGGATGGCCCGTGACAAACTGCAAGCGTCGGAGATCGGTAATCCTGAGCATGCGCCAATCCTGGCCGCGATAGGCAAGGTGCTGAAGGGCGCCAGTATCGATATCAATCACAGCTTCTTCGAAAATGGCGGGAATTCGCTTCAGGCGCTCTCGTTGGTCGCTGCCTTGAAACGGCAGGGAATCAAACTAGCTCTGGAAGAGGTCATCTCCGAGAAGCCGATTGCCAGTCTTATAATAACATCGGGTCAACGGCCCGCTCAGGTCGCTCCTGCGGCGAGTTCGACCGCGACAGGGGCGTATGCGGCGCTTCCCAACCGGTATTTTCTGGAAAGTCGCGCTATTCCCGATCTGGACGGCTGGTGTCAGACCTGCGTGATCGACTATTCAGGACCGGTCACTGACGCTGACCGGCTCGGCTCTGTTCTCAAGGCTCTGCTGGAACGGCATCTGCACGATTCCGCGCCTGTGGATATCGCCGTTCACACGGCCGGAATGACGCCGCAGCAGGCCGTGACCGACTGTGAAAGCCGCATTTCGTTGCAGAATAGGCGGATCGTCGCCGCCACCCTTTTGGTCGAAAACGATCGGCTCAGCATGATTGTCAGTTGCCATCAGTTCCGCGTGGATCGGGTTTCCTGGATCCTTTTGCTGGCGGACTTGTCGGAGGCGGACAGCGCGCAGGACGTTCACGACTGGCCTGGATTGGAGAGTGACTACCCACGCTGGGTCGGAGCATATGGACAGTTCCTGGCGCAGGAACGCGCATCAGACGTCTGGGATCGTTTACCATGGGCCGAGTGCCCGCAACCGATTGGCGATGACGTGGCTTTCCCGACGAAGGATGCCTTTAGCGTTATGCATATCGAAATCGGCGCGCCATCGGCGACGATCGTCCGAGATCCCTCGATGGATATCAGCGACTGGTTGCTGGCCGCCGTCCTGCTCTCTTTCGATAGGGTCTTTCCCGCCTCTTGTCAGAAAATCGACGTCCTGGGTCATGGACGCGGCTTGGCGCCTGGAGGATTGTCCACCGATGGCATCTTTGGCTGGTTCACCGTCATCTGTCCTTTCGTCGTCGATGTACGGGGCCTGGACGTGGCGGCCGGAGCCAAGGCGGTGCGGGACTATCGCCGTAAAGTCGAAAAGATCGCCCACACGTTTGGTAATGAACATTATCACTCCGATGGGAGGCGCCAAACATTAGGCGCGCGACAGTGTTTCGCCAGCTTCAATTATCTTGGCGATATCGCCATCGCCTCGACGGACCGCTTCTCGATCAATCCGCTCTCGCTCGACACCCTGCATGGCAGGCCTAGCCACCATCTTGAATTTACCGCTTACCAGCATGCCGGCAGCCTGCTGCTCAAGGTGGATTACAACGTCATGGCGATGAGCGATGCCCGGGTAGCAAACATAGGGCGGCATATCGTAACGGGATTGGAGACCTGCGGGGCGATCGCGGCGGCGGGAGCGGCAGAATGA
- a CDS encoding Coenzyme F420 hydrogenase/dehydrogenase, beta subunit C-terminal domain: MSVLRADVLDSNLCAGCGACQLVCPERLIVLNPDNLQPVLDFDPASCDDCHLCHDVCPGADPATDEAEMRLFGRTREPSERWLGIHINHFGARSTRTDVFEASASGGTVTTLLLASREALGVDHVLTMGRDPHAGWRAKGVVARDEETIIANAQSTYQLTPYLAELRGLYEHCRDDKIAVVGLACHMQAIRKLQQLQGDIADWARENIAFLVETACSSSTLPKGTIDIIQGRLGLSLDTVNDIRYRSGPYPGKLIVSTADGDRHSLEFWQILKELKGGKNHRCLSCGDWMSGLADISVCDGDPNIFDASLNATKYDKYGRVLVRTPRGQALADYCRQQGTMKQWPIDLEGFNLGLERKRHRRRSYEAGMLPVAKGPSAPDIFDPEQILSDDALIDPKRYKKG, from the coding sequence ATGAGTGTGTTACGAGCGGATGTTCTTGATTCCAATTTATGTGCCGGTTGCGGAGCCTGTCAACTGGTCTGTCCCGAACGGCTGATCGTGCTGAATCCGGACAACCTTCAGCCGGTGTTGGATTTCGACCCGGCGTCCTGTGATGATTGCCATCTGTGTCATGATGTCTGTCCTGGCGCCGATCCGGCGACCGATGAAGCCGAGATGCGGCTTTTCGGTCGCACGCGCGAACCCAGTGAACGGTGGCTGGGCATTCATATCAATCACTTCGGCGCCCGATCGACCAGGACTGATGTGTTCGAAGCCTCGGCCAGCGGCGGTACTGTCACTACGTTACTGCTGGCCAGCCGCGAGGCGCTTGGCGTCGATCACGTCCTGACCATGGGCCGCGACCCTCATGCAGGCTGGCGGGCAAAGGGCGTCGTCGCCAGGGATGAAGAGACGATCATCGCGAATGCGCAATCCACCTATCAACTGACGCCTTACCTGGCGGAGTTACGCGGCCTTTATGAGCACTGTCGCGACGACAAGATCGCCGTCGTCGGATTAGCCTGTCACATGCAGGCCATCCGCAAACTTCAGCAGTTGCAGGGCGATATTGCCGACTGGGCGCGGGAAAACATCGCCTTTCTGGTCGAAACGGCCTGCTCGTCCAGCACCCTGCCGAAGGGAACTATCGATATAATTCAAGGCCGTTTAGGCCTGTCTCTGGATACCGTAAACGATATTCGCTACCGCAGCGGGCCTTATCCGGGAAAGCTGATCGTTTCCACTGCGGATGGCGACCGCCATTCCCTGGAATTCTGGCAAATCCTCAAGGAGCTGAAAGGCGGAAAAAATCACCGCTGTCTGTCCTGCGGCGACTGGATGAGCGGTCTTGCCGACATCAGCGTCTGCGACGGCGATCCCAATATTTTCGATGCCAGCCTCAACGCTACGAAATACGACAAATACGGACGCGTGCTCGTTCGCACCCCGAGGGGGCAGGCGCTGGCGGATTACTGTCGTCAACAGGGGACGATGAAGCAATGGCCCATTGATCTGGAAGGATTCAATCTCGGGCTGGAGCGCAAGCGCCATCGCCGCCGCTCGTATGAAGCCGGGATGTTGCCGGTGGCAAAGGGCCCATCGGCGCCCGATATTTTCGACCCTGAACAGATCCTCAGCGACGACGCGTTGATCGATCCTAAGCGTTACAAAAAGGGGTGA
- a CDS encoding oxidoreductase, zinc-binding — MHQGTRRLFAVQGDSGVQILREAIPYCDDNHVVVATEFTMISPGTELHYIRQARETGETLELGYCAVGTVLRKGVNVNHTEPGDRVIAMGWRAAIHADCLIMPRRLVRRIPGDLPGHLAILSTLAATAVHAGDRSRLSSRDRVLVLGLGGVGMLMALLAADVGAEVCVWDVRADRMRGCPAWPSFDPGSSRSGGTGRFTKIYFCAEGDVTEQIGDILNLLHPDGNGKDRSMLVNLGRLSGRIAFSPASGNFDLINVSRCGAGYRDDRYHVGLADVVPPNGEARVDDNLARALALIDRRRDLAAALPRTVFSPRQALSLYRGEAAFPVGFCLIRHGDKGENFGLDSD; from the coding sequence ATGCACCAAGGAACACGGCGGCTATTTGCGGTTCAAGGCGACAGCGGAGTGCAGATCCTGCGTGAAGCCATACCCTACTGCGACGACAACCATGTGGTCGTGGCAACGGAGTTCACTATGATCAGTCCCGGGACGGAGCTGCATTATATCCGCCAGGCCAGGGAGACCGGTGAAACCCTCGAACTTGGTTACTGCGCCGTCGGCACGGTGCTGCGCAAGGGGGTGAATGTGAACCATACGGAACCTGGGGATCGGGTGATCGCCATGGGATGGCGTGCGGCCATCCATGCGGACTGCCTGATAATGCCGCGCCGGCTGGTCCGCCGGATTCCCGGAGACCTGCCGGGGCATCTGGCCATTCTGTCCACGCTCGCGGCCACGGCGGTCCATGCCGGCGACAGAAGCCGATTGAGCAGCCGGGACCGGGTGTTGGTTCTCGGTCTGGGCGGTGTCGGCATGCTGATGGCGTTATTGGCCGCGGATGTCGGCGCGGAGGTTTGCGTCTGGGATGTCCGCGCCGACAGGATGCGCGGATGCCCAGCTTGGCCAAGTTTCGATCCGGGCTCGTCGCGGTCTGGCGGCACCGGACGCTTTACCAAGATTTATTTCTGCGCAGAGGGGGATGTCACCGAACAGATCGGCGATATTCTCAACCTCCTGCATCCGGATGGAAACGGTAAGGATCGCTCCATGCTTGTGAACTTGGGCAGACTTTCCGGCCGGATTGCGTTTTCGCCGGCCTCCGGAAATTTCGATCTTATCAATGTCTCCCGTTGCGGTGCCGGGTACCGCGACGACCGCTATCATGTCGGCCTTGCCGATGTCGTTCCTCCGAACGGCGAGGCGCGGGTGGATGATAATCTGGCAAGGGCGCTGGCGCTGATCGACCGGCGGCGAGATCTCGCCGCCGCGTTGCCACGCACCGTTTTCTCGCCGCGCCAGGCCTTGTCTCTGTATCGTGGCGAGGCCGCTTTTCCCGTGGGCTTCTGTTTGATTCGCCATGGCGACAAAGGAGAGAATTTTGGTCTCGACAGTGATTGA